The genomic segment TACACCAACTAATGTATATTCTGATAGCTtatgagatagtttagattattcttattcattcaaacaaatcgagttttaatatttaatcaattatcaaaagtagcaacatgatgcattattaaataatagtctcatatatatatatatatatatatatatgtatatatatatatatatatatatatatatatatatatatatatatatatatatatatgtatatatatatatatatatatatatatatatatatatatatatattatatatatatatatatatatatatatatatatatatatatatatatatatatatatatatatatatatatatatatatatatatatatatatatatatatatatatatatatatataaactaattgaaataaattgatctgccataaaatgagcatacatcaattaaaaacccgactattaacttatttcgatattgacccgatcgatagttgtccgtaaccgataactactcgaaaaataaagctcgaacccgatttgtgcccgaaaaaaccgaactaatgtaagatcgatgacaacccgagctcgattgacactcgactcgaatttcaaccgataacaaaccggtttgaacccgataatgcgaacaaccgttgttaaaccgacccgtaactaaccgatctgacccgagtatgacccgttgttgtatacaaccgaaaatttaccgattcgaaaaccaaccgagccgaattacaaccgtccgaaaccgaccctttgacccgaatgaacacctctaattttgATAAACAAATACATAGCAATGTATAGTGGTGACTTATGGTGACTTTTAGGATTCCATATTTATGGTgacttaatttgtgtttttaatacCCTTATTAATACACACATTAATTTATATCATAATTCTATACATTAACTGATCTAATGAGTATTCTATACTATTGTTTGCCTATTGCCTCTGTTTAATGTAGTGTACATGTGATTCTCCTTATAGTCGTTCAGGATGAAGGAATCCCTTAACCAAATGAATTATAAGATTTTTATTGTATTGAGGGCAAATatttaagagaaaaaataaaaattaaattataccaATAAAGGTAAAGGTAAATTTAAAAGGGATGAGAGATAAAGAATATAATTGTACGAAGAAgatgaaaagaaagaaagatgatcAACTTTATTTTGGGGAGAAGGAAAGAAATATTTTCCCTCCATCGCGCAAGGGTAAATATTTACCCAAAGTGAGTGGACTAGtccttctattttttctttgccATAATATAATTATGTTCAACTTTGACAACAATAACATTCACTTAGTTTTCTTCTGAAATAACCttgtttttttactttaatttttatttttcctataaatatatacttctaatACAAGCATAACCTAAGAGGATCCAAGTAAATTAAAAACTCAACATTCACTTGTTCATGataagttttttctttttttctattttttattttgaagtgattggtGAACTAAGATATTGTTTGATACATctcaatgtaaagattattaatttttactttttataatattttattatgtataataagagatattaaacattaaataagtgtattggatagcgtgaaaaagtaaatgggatatTTTTAGTGGAATGGAGGTAGTAGTATATTTTAAAACTATACAagtactaaaaattaaaatatcaatattaGTTGCTATAACAAAACAGAAGAATTATAACTTccaagcaatatgttcattttGATTAGCTAATCAAATAAAGAACATTAATGAGGGATAGACCGCAAACCAGGAAAAAATAGAGTAGTTCAAGTCACACTATAACCAAGGAAAGAAAGAAATGGAAATCCACAAAAATAGACAGTGTCATACTCATCATCCATTCTTATCTTTCTCTCCCTCTACTTCTGCTTCTGTGTTTACACTAGTGATTTTCACATTTAGTTTTTGATTACCAAACTACCAATATCTAATTACTAATTACCAATTAGCAATTAGCAATTACTAATCATAGTAAATTAATTCCCCAAACTCTCAGAATACCTGTTGATTAGTCAAGAGGGTCATTTGTTATTTAATCTACTACTATAATACAAGTATATCATCTATGAAAAGTCTTAATTTAGAACAAGTGGCTGTATTGTTGCTTACTCAAGCCATTTAATCTATTAGGAATACCaagatattaaaatattagtgtAGATCTCATTCAACACTTGCTTACCACTAATTGAACAACTACCCCTCCTCCAATTCCAATATCTTTGCATATTTCAACATATACCATATTTATTGCTGAAACCCGGCACAACTAAATTTCACCCAGAAAATATACTTGTatgaaattaaacaagatcaTATAATGTCAGAGCCATAATCCCAAACCCAAAAGGTTGGGGTCGGTTAATATTAAATAAGATCTTAATTTGGTGAAGAAAGGAAGGAGAAGAGAAAATGGCAGGAGGATCAATTGGGACAAAAGGGGTTGCAAAAGAAAGAGCAAAGGAATATCAAGGAAAAGTCACTTCATATGTTATCATTGCTTGCATTGTTGCTGCTGTTGGTGGCTCCTTGTTTGGTTATGACATTGGTATTTCAGGTACGtttgtctttttttattaatttatttattagtacAACTTTTTACTTCTGAGTTCCAATCATTTAATCATCAGAATCCAATTCTTCTTTTATGCTTTAAATCCATGTGTGCTATTGATtattgtcatcatcatcattcatgaTTCATTTTACCCAGATTTTCAACTGTCTGAGGATATATGGTTAGCTTTTTAGACATTCTTTTGGGTGAAAAGTTGGATCTTTTGCAGTCCCCACCAACCTCTCATCCTTCTCAAAACTATAACTTTGGGTTTCTGCCTCATAATTTGGTACTGCTATCTAATTTCAGACTTTCCTAATTTAGAAATATTTTCCCAATAATCTTTTTTAATCCAGAGGTAAGGCCAAAAAATATCCTACAGGTAAGGAAGTTGAATTAATTCTCCTTGTAGTTAATTAGAATTAAACACTAGTATGTTACAACTAGAAGGATAAGAGTCAAAGCCTTCAACAATATATCACTCTAATTCCTATGTTCAATTGTTAAATATTATAAGAGACTAAAAAGTTCAAatgttaaataattattttcaaatttttgtaaACATTGTAAATATAGAAAAGGTAGTAACTTGGCCAAACTAAACAGAAAAAGGAAGTGAAGAATAGTTAGCATATTCCCATTCACTATTGGAGCAAATACTTTCAGATTACAGCATCctctattttgtaaatattggcGAATACTACCATAGATTACAAGATAATAGCGCTAGTACTGCTAATTTTGTCGTAGATTCCCAAATTCATATGATTTTCTGACATTTTTAGAAAGTGCACAAATCACAATCATTCCAACCTTCTAAATCAGTGAGCTTTGCACatgtttttaaataaataatgataaagTTGTTATTGGGCTGTTAACAATAGCACCCGCCTTAGAGGAGAGTTGACTGCACATAAATCTGTGACAACCAACTAGTAATCGGAGGAGTAACACATCTATTCAACATCTCTCTAATTCATAGATGTGGCATAACATGTGGGCTATTTTTGCAATAAATGATGAAATTGTTAACTTCAATTTGTTACGGATGATCAGGAGGTGTAACATCCATGGATGGGTTTTTACAGCATTTCTTTCGTGGAGTATATGAGAAGAAAAAACATGCTCATGAAAACAACTATTGCAAATTCGACAACCAAGGCCTTGCTGCTTTTACTTCTTCTCTCTACCTTGCTGGCTTAGTTGCTTCTCTGGTTGCGTCCCCAATTACTCAGAACTTTGGCCGTCGAATTACCATTATCTGCGGTGGAATTTTCTTTCTTATTGGGGCTGCTCTTAATGCTTCTGCAAAGAACCTTGCCATGCTTCTCTTGGGTCGCATCATGCTTGGTTTTGGCATCGGATTTGGAAATCAGGTTCAGCCCTCATTCTCTTCGAATATTTTACTGTTATCATATCCCAAGTCATAACATCACTTTAATTTTAGGCAGTGCCTCTCTATCTTTCTGAAATGGCGCCAACGCATATACGAGGCGGTGTGAACATGATGTTTCAACTAGCGACAACACTAGGGATCTTCACAGCAAACATGATCAACTATGGAACATCAAAACTGGAACCTTGGGGCTGGAGGCTCTCACTCGGCCTAGCAGCTGTTCCAGCAACTTTGATGACCATCGGAGGAGTACTTGTCCCTGAGACACCCAACAGTTTGATTGAGCGAGGATGGAATGACAAAGGCCGCAATGTCTTGGAAAGGATCAGAGGGACAGAAAATGTGTCTGCAGAGTTTCAGGACATGGTTGAGGCAAGTGAATTTGCTAAATCAATCAAGCACCCATTCAGAAACATCCTTAAGCGCAGGAACAGGCCACAACTGATCATGGCCATCTTCATGCCTACGTTTCAGATTCTGACAGGAATAAATTCAATTCTATTTTACGCTCCTGTCCTTTTTCAGAGTATGGGTTTTGGTGCAAATGCCTCTCTCTACTCCTCTGCCCTCACTGGAGCTGTGCTTGCTTCCTCGACATTGATTTCAATTGCAACTGTTGACCGATTAGGAAGACGGGCTCTGCTTATCAGTGGCGGAATTCAGATGATCACTTGTCAGGTTAGTGTCTTGAAACAGATGATGAATTCCCTGGTGACAGTTTTAGAGATAAACTGACAGCTTCAAGTATTTACCTTTTTTAAGGATATAATATCACATAGCATAATAATTGAAATCTGATATCGAATtctgaatatattttaaatctttATGCATCATTTATATCCGTGTACGACTCCTCTTACTGCAGCTACTAACTTTCATCGTTGCACAGGTGATTGTGGCAATAATATTGGGGATAAAATTAGGAACAGTAGGGGAGCTATCAAAGGGTTACTCTGTCATAGTGGTGATTGTGATATGCCTATTTGTATTAGCCTTTGGGTGGTCTTGGGGACCCCTAGGATGGACAGTCCCCAGTGAGATATTCCCACTGGAAACGCGGTCAGCAGGGCAGAGTATAACAGTGGCAATCAATCTTCTCTTCACATTCATAATCGCTCAATCTTTTCTCGCACTACTGTGTCACCTTAAGTACGGAATATTCTTGTTCTTTGCTGGGTGGATCACCGTCATGACCATCTTTGTGTACTTGTTCTTGCCAGAGACGAAGGGTGTCCCCATTGAGGAGATGATCCTGTTGTGGAGGAAGCATTGGTTCTGGAAGAGAATAATGCCCCAAGAACCTGAAATCAACGGTAGCACAAATGCAACCGGTGTTGCGTATACTACTGCATAGTTATTGTAGACTGATTTATTTTGTATCTTTGAAGTATTTTTCCACCCTATATTGCTAATCTCTTTGGGGTTTAAACTTGCACATCTTTCCCAACAAGAAATAGCTACAACCAAAACTTCCTCACCTAAACTCAATAGTGAAAACCGTTAAATAAGTGTTCTTAAGCACAATTTCCCCACTTACTTTGTAGGGATTTGTTTTTTGGGGTCTCTTCGTCCACATTTCTTCAACTCTTTCTTTGGAGGGGTACGAATATGTTTGGTTTGTTTTCCTCCTTACAAACCCTACCACAGTGCCACTAAGCGCAAGAACGGGCTATAATGGTATGGTATGGTAAGCATATTCAATTTGTCGCCCATTCTTCTTTTCTAAAATATGTTCCATGCAGAAGATCTTCCAATGTTGCTGTCACTGTGGGAATGCATGAACTTTCAATAACATTCCTTTACTTGAACACCATTTAATGACTCACACCAAAGGTGTGATTCAGTGGGGTCGAATATATGTAATCCTACCCTTATTGgtgataaaaataacaataaagttGTTTTTGAGTAACTCTTAGCATCAAACATCATGTATAATTTCACATGAATAAAAAGTATACATAgcttaatgagtcattttacacaatagtccattataatctgaAACTAAAATTAGAATGTATTGCACCTAGGGTTGGGCATGGATCTTGGATCCTAAAGGTCTAGACCCGATTTGACCCTCATTTTAGGCTCTGGATCCACCTTATTTGACCCTATGGGTCCAGTGTGGGGTCCAGTGTGGATATGGGTGACCTTAGGGTTCGGGTTCACACGTTTGAGACCCAGATTCGACCCATAGACTCGtttatatctttttttaaattatatattagcgATCAcattatttaattgtttgatttgaaactttattgtatttataatttaaaaataaaaagacttGATGAATATTTCGTTTTAAGAACACAAATGCAAGAAGATCTTTGTTAGTATACAGTATTAGAAGATCCttattaattgaaaatatataaataatttaataagaaTAGATGAAAATATTGatatctttttaaaaatttcaggataaaataaaatattatttaaaatctaGAACTAGATGTAGACCAGCCAAGTTCGAGTCTAAATTTTTCAGACCCTATGGATCAAGGTTTGGGTCTGGGTCCAATAAGAAAATATGGCCTGCATCTGGGCAGAGTCtggagaggaaaaaaaaatcaatccaTACCCCATAAGAAGGATATGACAAAAAAGTCAATCAGCTCTAGAAAGATCCTCAAAAAAGAGGCTTCTTGCAAATATCCATAAATCTACATTTTACATTATAAGCTTGACCctaaataataatttacaaataaatctaaaagaatatatattaaagtatCAAACTAATTAaagaagaacaaataaaaatgaTCAATATATGAAAAGCAAAGAAGCAGAACATCATATAAGTTGAAAGTATCAAGAGCAactttgtaattatttttatgtcATTAAAATCAGCCATCACTTCGGCAAATATTCAGCCATCATTTTGACAAATATGGCTATAGTATGActtcataattaataatttctcCGTTCTAAATTACTTTTTCCATTCtaaattagttgcaacattaaaaaaatagcactattcatttatcacttttaatttgtgattaatttttaatctataagttaaaacataatcaaggcgatatcttgtttgatttgtctcattacaaagattattaatattaaatttttataattttttgttatatgtaattagagatattaagaattgaattagtgtacTAGACTGCgtcaaaaagtaaatattgcAAGGAGGAAGTATGAATGTCTTCTTTAAGAATGTTATAAAACTTTATTGACTATAGTAATCAAACATGGCGTATCATTTGGATATTAGACAAGTAGGGTTATCCTTTATATTTGGATGCTTCACGCAGGGGCGGATCCACTAAAAAAATGTGATgtcaaaattttgttttacaaattacaatcactatttatttatttatttatttatttatttgtggGAAATTTCATGTGGTAACTCCGAGgtattgggttttccacgtgttAACCAAAGTTTTTTAAACATCCACGCGGTAACTCTTAAGTTTACCCAAATTATTTTCCGTGACCTTTTTACCCTAAAACATTTGAAAACTTTAGTTTAGTAAGATTGAAGCTTGCACGTTGCGGAAGAATTCGAAAACCCTTTATTTCCCGAATTCAACTCTCTCATTATCACATTTCCTTTTATTTAACCCTAATTCTCCTAAATCCCTAACTCTAAATCCTCAAATTTGAAacacaaaatcaataaaacCCATCTTTAAAGATCACAAAATCGAATTCTCAactaaaagaataaaaatataaaaaaagtccaaaaatcatataacataaaaaaataataaaaaaaaaacttacttgaGAGAATCTAGCAGATAGTTTAAAAGGGAATAATCCGATAAATGGTCTAAAATGGgcattttgcataaaactttgtCTGCACGAAAGATTTGGTCTTTGAGTTTGTAAAGTAACATCCATGGCTGCTCTTTGCTTGCTTTCTTCTCAAAGTTTCTTCATTTGCATTAAAGACTCTAAAAACTCACCTCTAATTAGTGTTCATtcattgaaattttaaaattaaaaaaagtaaaaattaaaaagtatttattataataaatttcatttatttattgtttatctACAActttatttatacttttatcCCGTTTAATTAAGAGCttgattttgtgatttttggaGATAGGTTTcattgattttatgttttaaatttgggaatttagggttattagaaaaattatggTACAATAAGAGAAAAGTGATGTTGTGAGAGTTGAATTGGGAAAATAAGGGGTTTTTGAATTTTTCAGTTGTGTGCATGCTTCAGTCTTACTAAACtaactttttaaaatgttttttggGTATAAAGGTTATGGAAAATGATTTGagtaaacctcagggttactgcgtggatttttaaaaaatttgattaccTTAGGGGAAACCCAATACCTTAaggctaccatgtgaaatttcactttatttatttatttaaattaaacatataaaattacttttatatcTCGTTGACTTTTATCTCTGTTAACCTTGACCCTTTGTTGACCTTGACTTATAGTCAAGTGGCTTATAAGACTTTCAAGCCTTTGCTTGCCGACCTAGTAAAACTACCAGCAATCTTAATTGCTGGTCCAACTCTACTCTTTTCCACTATACTCCATGTTGATAACCGGTTTCTAgcacgtcgttaatactaaaatcctagttatacaaacaatatttataatcaccctaaTACTACTATAgcgagtgtaatggtaagtcgggggtcgaaccacaaggacaagaGATGttagactaaagacttggtgtgggaaggttatatgggaggttggttggtgggtgaCTAAACTAATGACTAGAATAAAGAGCTAAACTAAACAATGAAGGAAAAGCGGGGACTAGAATAGGTCCACCCTAAGAcggtctattggaaataaagataagctaggtcaagggagttcgaacgataatcaatcaagacactctagattTCGAGAGAAAGTTGGTAACCCTATAAGGCACGCAAACGACCTATAATCGtcctatgtctctctaggagtggcaggacaagatttgaattgaatatctatcaacaaccatcatcaacctcaaccctaatcctaaacattaaaGACAAGACCAtacctagggtttctctaacctaaaacccctaaaggaactactctaacatactagaaacaaaagcaatgaacaaagaacgcatcaaaagcaagaaaacaataaagaaagcattaaaggaattgaaAGACAATAAAGAAATAATTCTACACTTGGAAAGCAATGGAGGAAAGCataaatgaaaacaagaaaGACATTTAAgcataaaagaaatataaactTAGATAAAGGAAGTAGATGAAACCATAAATGAAGAACTACAAATCTATATTAGGGCAAATTCtagagaaagcattaaaggggTTGATGTTCTAAAATGAGGCACAAAGGTACTCAAACTAGGCATCCCCTATTATTTCAAAT from the Amaranthus tricolor cultivar Red isolate AtriRed21 chromosome 12, ASM2621246v1, whole genome shotgun sequence genome contains:
- the LOC130828696 gene encoding sugar transport protein 7; its protein translation is MAGGSIGTKGVAKERAKEYQGKVTSYVIIACIVAAVGGSLFGYDIGISGGVTSMDGFLQHFFRGVYEKKKHAHENNYCKFDNQGLAAFTSSLYLAGLVASLVASPITQNFGRRITIICGGIFFLIGAALNASAKNLAMLLLGRIMLGFGIGFGNQAVPLYLSEMAPTHIRGGVNMMFQLATTLGIFTANMINYGTSKLEPWGWRLSLGLAAVPATLMTIGGVLVPETPNSLIERGWNDKGRNVLERIRGTENVSAEFQDMVEASEFAKSIKHPFRNILKRRNRPQLIMAIFMPTFQILTGINSILFYAPVLFQSMGFGANASLYSSALTGAVLASSTLISIATVDRLGRRALLISGGIQMITCQVIVAIILGIKLGTVGELSKGYSVIVVIVICLFVLAFGWSWGPLGWTVPSEIFPLETRSAGQSITVAINLLFTFIIAQSFLALLCHLKYGIFLFFAGWITVMTIFVYLFLPETKGVPIEEMILLWRKHWFWKRIMPQEPEINGSTNATGVARSSNVAVTVGMHELSITFLYLNTI